Proteins encoded in a region of the Planococcus citri chromosome 1, ihPlaCitr1.1, whole genome shotgun sequence genome:
- the LOC135842884 gene encoding serine/threonine-protein kinase Nek7-like isoform X1: protein MSSQRLKIGQHLLIEKCIGRGTFSAVYQVVNVKSAEKFALKQVFISDIEDKKARNDCSNEVYLLQRLDHPNIIKYLCCEFDQVSGTLHVLLELASNGDLSHFIADHIKNTRLIPESTIWKFIIQLSSAIDFMHANRIIHRDLKPANILLSKDGDIKICDFGLGKCFVEGDRLYSTSALGSPYYMSPERLLREKYYFNSDIWSLGCIIYELAALQSPFYVSKLDMNLLIKRVISRDFAPVPSDLYSKELHAVIETCLTVDCKKRPSAHHILGYANDFCAQHY, encoded by the exons atgtcgTCACAACGTTTGAAAATCGGACAACATTTATTAATAGAAAAGTGTATAGGTCGAGGCACTTTTAGCGCTGTGTATCAAGTTGTGAATGTGAAAAGTGCAGAGAAATTCGCCTTGAAGCAAGTGTTTATATCCGACATCGAAgacaaaaaagcgagaaatGATTGCTCCAATGAAGTTTATTTGTTACAG CGTTTAGATCACCCGAATATAATCAAGTATTTATGCTGCGAATTCGATCAAGTTAGCGGAACACTACACGTATTGTTAGAATTGGCATCCAATGGAGATTTATCGCATTTTATCGCTGATCATATTAAGAACACTAGACTCATACCGGAATCAACCATTTGGAAGTTCATTATTCAATTAAGTTCGGCTATCGATTTCATGCATGCGAACAGGATAATCCATAGAG ATTTGAAACCAGCGAATATTCTTTTATCCAAAGATGGTGACAttaaaatttgcgatttcggacTTGGAAAGTGTTTCGTCGAGGGGGACAGGTTGTATTCAACATCGGCCCTTGGTTCACCTTATTACATGAGTCCTGAAAGACTGCTTAGGGAAAAGTACTACTTCAATAGTGATATTTGGTCATTAGGATGTATCATTTATGAA CTAGCAGCTTTGCAGTCACCTTTCTATGTCAGTAAATTGGACATGAATTTGCTCATTAAAAGAGTTATCTCTCGAGATTTTGCACCTGTGCCATCAGATTTATATTCTAAAGAA TTACATGCAGTCATCGAAACTTGTCTGACAGTTGACTGTAAAAAGAGACCTTCAGCTCATCATATATTAGGTTATGCAAATGATTTTTGTGCCCAGCATTACTAA
- the LOC135842884 gene encoding serine/threonine-protein kinase Nek7-like isoform X2 has translation MRIAQRLDHPNIIKYLCCEFDQVSGTLHVLLELASNGDLSHFIADHIKNTRLIPESTIWKFIIQLSSAIDFMHANRIIHRDLKPANILLSKDGDIKICDFGLGKCFVEGDRLYSTSALGSPYYMSPERLLREKYYFNSDIWSLGCIIYELAALQSPFYVSKLDMNLLIKRVISRDFAPVPSDLYSKELHAVIETCLTVDCKKRPSAHHILGYANDFCAQHY, from the exons ATGCGAATTGCGCAG CGTTTAGATCACCCGAATATAATCAAGTATTTATGCTGCGAATTCGATCAAGTTAGCGGAACACTACACGTATTGTTAGAATTGGCATCCAATGGAGATTTATCGCATTTTATCGCTGATCATATTAAGAACACTAGACTCATACCGGAATCAACCATTTGGAAGTTCATTATTCAATTAAGTTCGGCTATCGATTTCATGCATGCGAACAGGATAATCCATAGAG ATTTGAAACCAGCGAATATTCTTTTATCCAAAGATGGTGACAttaaaatttgcgatttcggacTTGGAAAGTGTTTCGTCGAGGGGGACAGGTTGTATTCAACATCGGCCCTTGGTTCACCTTATTACATGAGTCCTGAAAGACTGCTTAGGGAAAAGTACTACTTCAATAGTGATATTTGGTCATTAGGATGTATCATTTATGAA CTAGCAGCTTTGCAGTCACCTTTCTATGTCAGTAAATTGGACATGAATTTGCTCATTAAAAGAGTTATCTCTCGAGATTTTGCACCTGTGCCATCAGATTTATATTCTAAAGAA TTACATGCAGTCATCGAAACTTGTCTGACAGTTGACTGTAAAAAGAGACCTTCAGCTCATCATATATTAGGTTATGCAAATGATTTTTGTGCCCAGCATTACTAA
- the LOC135843026 gene encoding uncharacterized protein LOC135843026 → MDSSMMKWFIIVPLIGGVFASDYYVNIIDDGPVVVGANITFSARLYLKGGKEPEGTYKFKWKDNAEKQQHHGEYVSNNSQSNWTVSYSPDKIKAGSHQVEVEVFSTLFIIDWSLCSRRKSFELTSYLNGEMTLKQNGTSSTSDYISNATEVKHHITLHQPDANYIADTDVTTHWYLDCKYIGKTNDMALVYNYTTSDVTHTIVAIIIASHDSNNTSTNYTRATTTSNTESSTELILMNSTNANDAKSNNTEFAYLTVNEGVVDNSTVPSIDFNCSSNTFSPLDNRSTYGLFSRQVKVKAPISNFKVEGNNWLQHGDLLNLQVWCNGSAPFSYCVQFHIGNYSISGNESCSTRKKYLSACNFEIPRYFGNSTNYTVVIIVENDVQKVVRGVNVNVYEVTKHPQISVIIVPVAAAIVAIILIIFGVAFYVQSRHRYIVEVADFDFSNASDMEYKTFRERLVEAVSNAFNKTEDFSEQDSTNAAPASKKYGSMQ, encoded by the exons ATGGATTCTAGTATGATGAAGTGGTTCATAATCGTACCTTTGATTGGTGGCGTTTTTG CCAGCGATTATTACGTGAACATCATCGACGATGGACCAGTGGTTGTTGGAGCAAATATCACATTTAGCGCCCGTCTGTATCTAAAAGGAGGTAAAGAGCCGGAAGGAACTTACAAATTCAAGTGGAAGGATAACGCTGAAAAGCAACAACATCACGGCGAG TATGTTAGTAACAACTCTCAGTCTAATTGGACCGTATCTTATTCGCCCGATAAAATCAAGGCTGGCTCGCATCAAGTAGAAGTTGAAGTGTTTTCCACCCTTTTCATCATCGATTGGTCATTGTGTTCTCGAAGAAAATCATTCGAATTGACGA GCTATTTAAACGGCGAAAtgactttgaaacaaaatggaACGTCTTCTACTTCGGATTACATTTCTAACGCTACCGAAGTGAAACATCATATTACTCTTCACCAACCGGACGCAAATTATATAGCTGACACCGACGTCACTACGCATTGGTACCTGGATTGCAAGTATATCGGAAAAACGAACGATATGGCGTTGGTTTACAATTATACGACGAGCGATGTTACGCATACCATCGTCGCCATAATCATCGCTTCGCACGATtcgaataatacgagtacaaattacACGCGCGCTACTACCACCTCGAATACGGAATCTTCGACCGagttaattttgatgaattcgaCAAATGCGAACGACGCGAAATCGAATAATACCGAATTCGCGTATTTGACCGTAAACGAGGGCGTCGTAGACAATTCGACCGTGCCGTCTATAGATTTCAATTGCTCGAGTAATACATTTTCGCCGCTCGATAACCGCAGCACTTACGGTTTATTTTCTCGTCAAGTAAAGGTAAAAG ctcccatttcaaatttcaaagtggaAGGCAATAATTGGTTGCAGCATGGCGATTTGTTGAACTTACAA gtTTGGTGCAACGGTTCGGCTCCTTTCAGTTATTGCGTGCAATTTCATATTGGTAATTATTCGATTAGCGGTAACGAAAGTTGCTCGACGAGGAAAAAATACCTGAGTGCCTGTAATTTCGAAATTCCTCGATATTTCGGGAATTCGACCAACTACACGGTCGTTATTATTGTAGAAAATGACGTACAGAAAGTCGTCAGAGGGGTTAACGTGAATGTCTACGAAG TGACTAAGCACCCCCAAATATCTGTCATAATTGTTCCTGTGGCCGCGGCTATCGTGGCAATCATTTTAATCATATTTGGAGTAGCGTTTTACGTGCAGAGCAGGCACAG GTACATCGTGGAAGtagcagattttgatttttccaatgcCAGCGATATGGAGTATAAAACGTTCCGCGAAAGGTTAGTGGAAGCGGTCAGCAACGCGTTTAATAAGACCGAAGATTTTTCGGAACAGGACAGCACCAATGCCGCGCCAGCTAGTAAAAAATACGGTAGCATGCAATGA
- the nanos gene encoding protein nanos, producing the protein MFSLSLPNFENEPSMDEIREDFRRNGIDSDLTDSSTAAPPPPEAPKQNVAADLNWNNFASNTNSFAESNNLNTANTTNGTNIFSPEMTSSNLFPVQLELYVRNLLQAGYKNNLINSLLYQQQLELQNNNFLGLLSDTNSCAVKMSDNANTSFVEFRARECGFCKSNKETKEFYTSHYLKNSDGHVVCPILSKYVCPYCQATGIYAHTKGYCPKKPATETGYNQFRNVDKFFKFRNTCAEKTSPRDTIFKHRVF; encoded by the exons ATGTTTTCGTTATcgttaccaaattttgaaaacgagcCTTCGATGG ACGAAATCCGAGAAGATTTTCGAAGAAACGGAATCGATAGCGACCTGACGGATTCGTCGACGGCAGCGCCGCCGCCGCCAGAAGCGCCGAAACAGAATGTCGCTGCTGATCTGAACTGGAATAATTTCGCATCGAATACGAATTCATTCGCAGAATCGAACAATTTGAATACGGCCAACACGACCAACGGAACGAATATCTTTTCTCCGGAGATGACGTCGAGTAATTTATTTCCAGTGCAGCTCGAGTTGTATGTGCGAAATCTACTGCAAGCCGGCTATAAAAATAATCTAATAAACAGCCTGTTGTACCAGCAACAATTAGAATTGCAAAACAACAACTTTCTGGGTTTGCTATCCGATACGAATAGTTGCGCGGTTAAAATGAGTGACAACGCGAATACTTCATTCGTCGAATTTAGAGCTCGAGAATGCGGCTTTTGCAAGAGTAACAAAGAAACCAAGGAATTTTACACTTCGCATTATTTGAAAAACTCGGACGGACACGTGGTTTGTCCGATTCTGTCGAAATACGTCTGCCCGTACTGCCAAGCGACCGGTATTTACGCTCACACCAAAGGATATTGCCCTAAGAAACCCGCCACCGAAACTGGTTACAATCAATTCCGTAACgtggataaatttttcaaatttcgaaacacGTGCGCCGAGAAAACTTCGCCTCGCGATACTATTTTTAAACATCGCGTATTTTAA